One stretch of Deltaproteobacteria bacterium DNA includes these proteins:
- a CDS encoding PepSY domain-containing protein: MTVSRRRPNIYQHRQRHRLAALFIGMPLFIVALTGCVLALKAPITASGILGARDPWPFIYDLHRGLVAGWPGRVLISVAGLGLWLMVVSGLKSLVRLKGRKPSRHAVIGMVLGIPIAVVASIGAVLNFVEPLSNWLDPIPVTETIHVAGAYQLNEAEMSSARLAAAAVRNDADPLKIYQPKVGRPYLIFYYEDNTRIYIEPKTSQVLKVRSSWSHWTGALLPLHSLRPLGLSGIALMLLFGLSLAWLTGRGLAALIRAWVTPVT, encoded by the coding sequence ATGACCGTGAGCCGCCGTCGCCCCAATATCTATCAGCATCGCCAGCGCCACCGTTTGGCAGCACTTTTCATTGGCATGCCGCTATTTATCGTGGCGCTCACGGGATGTGTGCTAGCCCTCAAAGCGCCAATTACCGCGAGCGGTATCCTTGGTGCCCGTGATCCTTGGCCATTTATTTACGATCTTCATCGAGGTTTAGTGGCTGGCTGGCCTGGTCGCGTGCTCATATCTGTGGCGGGACTTGGACTCTGGTTAATGGTGGTGTCGGGACTAAAATCGCTTGTACGATTGAAAGGGCGCAAGCCCTCACGGCATGCTGTGATTGGCATGGTGCTCGGCATCCCCATCGCGGTGGTGGCTAGTATCGGCGCAGTGCTCAATTTCGTCGAGCCACTGAGCAATTGGTTGGATCCTATTCCAGTCACGGAGACGATTCACGTCGCAGGCGCTTATCAATTGAATGAAGCTGAAATGTCGTCAGCGCGTTTGGCTGCAGCCGCCGTTAGAAATGACGCGGATCCCCTTAAGATTTATCAGCCCAAGGTCGGACGACCGTATCTTATATTTTATTACGAAGACAATACGCGCATCTATATCGAGCCCAAGACCTCTCAGGTGCTGAAAGTGCGGAGTTCATGGTCGCACTGGACCGGTGCGCTTCTACCTTTGCACAGTCTAAGGCCACTTGGTCTTAGTGGTATAGCTCTGATGTTGCTGTTTGGCTTGTCGCTAGCTTGGTTAACAGGTAGGGGGCTTGCCGCGCTGATTCGTGCGTGGGTGACCCCTGTTACTTGA
- a CDS encoding iron transporter codes for MTAAAPDGLEQLPTEFCEEADLHAAHAVLQCYWREIAAPNGLVTWLAGASQTGQSRAYPFLARIALPFSGAAVLAAVDRQSLVGIRHLGEISLEGSAGETKLGRSALAKLVVTELALRFNRPLNSDLLVQMGLSAQVTAWILSVMPPSILNLADPAVAYIKSEQSLAYGHPFHPTPKARSGIAPDELHLYSPEAHASFQLHYFAVRREFTRQDSCLERAATELTAADGPKHLIPDDGWALVPVHPWQARYLCQFVGVTDAIRDGHMRYLGAYGKKFHPTASVRTLFAAESAYFYKLSLSFRITNCLRRNALPELAASLRVNRMMAAIRPSMQQAFPQFAYLDELAFLTVVLPDAPSAEQQAITEGFGMMLRRTIDTSGDTVPLLAAALFGNGDRGRSMIRQLMVAAGLGSEPSDDDIERWFGAYTEALVPPLLYLYSRMGIMFEPHLQNIVMGFKDGWPTATYLRDFENARLVAERVSAEFTRDLTAADKVELYYSELKAWKRFAYCLFSNHLVEAVRQLSFGRPALEARLWQAVERTVTGYLVEYGESAASPMLRDLLAGEPLPAKTNLITRVLVGKDAEATYVPLGSPWTRPVTETATNGRGLALATQVNAMGER; via the coding sequence CGAGATCGCTGCACCAAACGGTTTAGTCACCTGGCTTGCAGGCGCGAGTCAGACCGGACAGTCTCGCGCCTATCCGTTCTTGGCTCGCATTGCCCTGCCTTTTTCGGGGGCAGCGGTCCTAGCCGCGGTCGATCGTCAATCGCTGGTAGGGATCCGGCATTTGGGCGAAATATCCCTCGAGGGCTCAGCTGGCGAGACTAAGTTGGGTCGCAGTGCGCTAGCCAAGCTCGTCGTGACGGAGCTGGCTCTGCGATTCAATCGGCCACTAAACAGTGATCTATTGGTCCAGATGGGTTTGAGCGCGCAGGTGACCGCCTGGATCCTGAGCGTGATGCCTCCGTCCATTCTTAACCTAGCTGATCCTGCCGTTGCCTACATTAAATCCGAGCAGTCGCTAGCCTATGGGCATCCATTTCATCCGACGCCCAAGGCGCGTAGTGGCATCGCCCCGGACGAGCTGCATCTATATTCACCAGAGGCGCATGCCTCGTTTCAGCTCCATTATTTTGCCGTGCGCAGGGAGTTCACGCGACAAGATAGCTGCCTTGAACGGGCGGCGACTGAGCTAACGGCTGCCGATGGTCCCAAGCACCTGATTCCTGATGACGGGTGGGCGTTGGTCCCGGTGCACCCATGGCAGGCGCGCTATTTGTGCCAGTTTGTTGGCGTGACCGACGCGATCCGTGATGGGCACATGCGGTATTTAGGTGCCTACGGCAAAAAGTTTCATCCTACGGCCTCTGTACGCACACTATTTGCGGCAGAAAGCGCCTACTTTTACAAACTTTCGCTCAGCTTTCGCATCACCAATTGTTTGCGGCGTAATGCCTTGCCGGAACTCGCCGCATCACTGCGCGTCAACCGCATGATGGCTGCCATCCGCCCCAGCATGCAGCAAGCTTTCCCGCAGTTCGCATACTTGGATGAATTGGCATTTCTGACGGTAGTGCTACCAGATGCCCCGTCCGCGGAGCAGCAGGCGATTACTGAGGGCTTTGGGATGATGCTGCGCCGCACCATCGATACGAGTGGCGACACAGTGCCTCTGCTTGCAGCAGCGCTATTTGGCAACGGTGATCGTGGGCGGTCCATGATTCGCCAACTTATGGTTGCGGCTGGACTCGGATCCGAGCCTAGCGACGACGACATAGAGCGCTGGTTCGGCGCCTACACGGAGGCCTTGGTCCCGCCGCTCCTATATCTTTATTCGCGTATGGGCATCATGTTTGAGCCACACCTGCAGAATATCGTCATGGGCTTTAAAGACGGTTGGCCAACGGCAACATATTTGCGTGATTTTGAAAATGCGCGGCTTGTGGCGGAGCGTGTTAGCGCGGAATTCACCCGTGATCTAACTGCAGCAGATAAAGTAGAGCTCTATTACAGCGAGCTCAAGGCGTGGAAAAGGTTTGCCTACTGCCTCTTCTCCAATCATCTCGTTGAGGCGGTCAGACAGCTGAGCTTCGGGCGTCCTGCGCTTGAGGCGCGGCTTTGGCAGGCTGTCGAGCGCACCGTGACTGGTTACCTAGTAGAGTATGGTGAGAGCGCTGCTTCACCCATGCTCCGGGACTTACTCGCTGGCGAACCGCTACCGGCCAAGACTAACCTGATCACACGCGTTCTCGTCGGTAAGGATGCTGAGGCTACCTATGTCCCCCTCGGTAGTCCTTGGACCAGGCCCGTCACCGAAACTGCAACTAACGGTCGTGGCCTAGCCCTCGCCACGCAAGTTAATGCAATGGGCGAGAGATAA